The Pseudophaeobacter arcticus DSM 23566 genome includes a region encoding these proteins:
- the tmk gene encoding dTMP kinase, which translates to MSENSIRLPTGLFLTFEGIDGSGKSSQCKRLAEALRAAGYDVVLTREPGGSEGAEDIRRLVLEGDPDKWSAETEILLFTAARRDHLERTILPALAAGKVVICDRFADSTRMYQGMSRGDLRATVDQLHALMIGREPDLTLLIDMDPATGLSRAKGRQGTEERFEDFGLGLQEKMRAGFLSLASEFPDRFRVVDGARDIDTVAADVLRLTEAALAARTKAAQQ; encoded by the coding sequence GTGAGCGAGAATAGCATACGCCTGCCGACCGGCCTGTTCCTGACCTTTGAAGGTATTGACGGCTCGGGCAAATCAAGCCAGTGCAAACGCCTGGCCGAAGCTCTGCGCGCGGCGGGCTACGATGTTGTCCTCACCCGCGAGCCCGGCGGCTCTGAGGGGGCCGAGGATATCCGCCGCCTGGTGCTGGAAGGCGACCCAGACAAGTGGTCCGCCGAGACCGAGATCCTGTTGTTCACCGCCGCACGGCGCGACCACCTGGAACGCACCATTCTGCCCGCTCTGGCTGCGGGCAAGGTGGTGATATGTGACCGCTTTGCCGATAGCACCCGGATGTACCAGGGCATGTCGCGGGGCGATTTGCGCGCCACGGTGGATCAGCTGCATGCGCTCATGATTGGACGTGAACCGGACCTGACCCTGCTTATTGATATGGATCCCGCCACCGGCCTGTCCCGCGCCAAGGGGCGCCAGGGCACCGAAGAACGGTTTGAGGATTTTGGCCTCGGCCTGCAGGAGAAAATGCGCGCGGGCTTTTTGTCTCTGGCGTCTGAGTTTCCCGACCGTTTCAGAGTTGTGGATGGTGCCCGGGATATCGACACCGTTGCTGCTGATGTTTTGCGCCTCACTGAGGCCGCACTGGCGGCCCGTACCAAAGCAGCGCAGCAATGA
- a CDS encoding D-alanyl-D-alanine carboxypeptidase family protein — protein MVSPFAKLALAASFGLCLTALPLAAFDTKARAAYVVDQGTDTVLLSKNADVPLPPASMSKLMTLYVAFEALRDGRLSLDERLPVSAHAMSYGGSTMFLDTTDRVRVEDLLRGIIVLSGNDACVVIAEALSPDGTEAGFARYMTKRAHEMGMSDASFANANGWPAIGHRMSMRDLGILAEHLIEDFPQYYPLFSEKSFAFDGRAPSNTHNRNPLLGLGIGADGLKTGHTSEAGYGLVGSAVQGDRRVIFVVTGLDSTKARAEEAEAIVNWSFRQFAKKIVAKAGVSVASAEVWRGAERSVGLVPETDLEILLPALAGSEIPAEVVYSGPINAPISKGQQLAELVLQPEGLPEIRLPLVAEQDVANAGFFQRVQNAAKVLSRRLIAGPEAQQ, from the coding sequence ATGGTCAGCCCCTTTGCCAAACTTGCCCTGGCCGCCAGCTTTGGACTTTGCCTGACGGCGCTGCCGCTTGCCGCTTTTGACACCAAGGCGCGGGCCGCCTACGTGGTGGATCAGGGGACCGACACCGTGCTTTTGTCCAAGAATGCCGATGTTCCGCTGCCCCCGGCTTCGATGTCGAAACTGATGACGCTGTATGTCGCCTTTGAAGCGCTGCGCGATGGCCGGCTGTCTTTGGATGAGCGTCTGCCTGTCAGTGCCCATGCCATGAGCTATGGCGGCTCAACCATGTTTCTGGACACCACCGACCGGGTGCGTGTCGAAGACCTGCTGCGCGGCATTATCGTTTTGTCGGGCAATGACGCCTGTGTGGTCATCGCCGAGGCGCTCAGCCCCGATGGCACAGAGGCCGGTTTTGCCCGCTACATGACCAAACGCGCCCATGAGATGGGCATGAGTGATGCCAGTTTTGCCAATGCCAACGGCTGGCCCGCTATTGGCCACCGCATGTCGATGCGTGACCTTGGCATCCTTGCCGAACATCTAATCGAAGACTTCCCACAGTATTACCCTCTGTTTTCAGAGAAGAGTTTTGCCTTTGATGGTCGTGCGCCCTCCAATACCCACAACCGCAATCCCCTGCTCGGGCTTGGCATCGGTGCGGATGGGCTGAAGACCGGTCACACCTCTGAGGCAGGCTATGGCCTGGTCGGGTCCGCCGTGCAGGGGGATCGCCGGGTGATCTTTGTGGTGACCGGATTGGACAGCACAAAGGCCCGCGCAGAGGAGGCTGAGGCCATTGTTAACTGGTCGTTTCGCCAATTTGCCAAAAAGATCGTCGCCAAGGCCGGTGTCTCGGTTGCCAGCGCCGAAGTTTGGCGGGGAGCGGAACGATCGGTAGGCCTGGTGCCTGAAACCGATCTGGAAATCCTGCTGCCTGCCCTCGCAGGCTCTGAAATCCCGGCTGAGGTGGTCTATTCCGGCCCAATCAATGCCCCCATCAGCAAAGGTCAACAACTGGCAGAGCTGGTTCTGCAGCCGGAGGGGCTGCCCGAAATCCGCCTGCCCCTGGTGGCTGAACAGGATGTCGCCAATGCGGGGTTCTTTCAGCGGGTGCAAAATGCAGCAAAGGTTCTGTCCAGACGCCTGATTGCTGGTCCCGAGGCACAACAGTGA